The following coding sequences lie in one Spodoptera frugiperda isolate SF20-4 chromosome 24, AGI-APGP_CSIRO_Sfru_2.0, whole genome shotgun sequence genomic window:
- the LOC118278617 gene encoding uncharacterized protein LOC118278617, whose translation MFVLRTLAFIFLLHTSFANKNTIPVFLLDHDQVMSHVQVDPNPFSKLTKTNFADIVKDSRQRADATIIFVEDSFSTEDISTKDRLGTPYANLRSGLMANKVKYFPSVIEPYKLLSQMFQPRENNVYYLSSRNKFQVMNNFKYIYVYFQDGPYTNETRAQILRRHDAIIKEVIFIVRQLKTGPVVAYYTGKLNPIVVEKSDSSMRSMDPPPRKKGVLVASSGALFRLFGVHAASPTRRALFDEPPRVSEETFTRRTLSTRVSYPVFDLEFAFSFRDDGWRWDHIAIYEGGEEVGRTDMNISVPWNYSYYCPEPISIYNTRDGSSLTISQYQIQPREIFSLRKRGSGREGDDEDATEADDSATPEVVATTVSEGDGSGEGVGSGEGSGEGSGAGGTGGSKASNVTFNKMVHCGPYFTTTILSSLMIVFFCLSIALYGVVTLFNCASNDRYEDPNSKPLTHDLLH comes from the exons atGTTCGTACTACGTACTTTAgcgtttattttcttattacacACGAGTTTTGCAAACAAAAACACTATTCCGGTATTCTTATTGGACCATGACCAAGTTATGTCGCACGTTCAAGTTGATCCGAATCCCTTTTCCAAGTTGACGAAAACAAACTTTGCTGATATCGTAAAAGACTCCAGACAGCGAGCTGATGCCACGATAATTTTTGTCGAAGATTCTTTTAGCACCGAAGATATAAGTACTAAAGACAGATTGGGCACCCCATATGCTAATTTGCGGAGCGGCCTGATGGCAAACAAAGTAAAGTACTTCCCATCAGTGATTGAGCCTTACAAATTACTAAGTCAAATGTTCCAACCGCGCGAAAACAACGTCTATTACCTCTCCAGTCGTAATAAATTTCaagtaatgaataattttaagtatatcTACGTTTATTTCCAAGATGGACCTTACACTAATGAGACTAGAGCTCAAATTTTAAGGAGACATGATGCTATTATTAAGGAGGTGATATTCATTGTCCGTCAGTTGAAGACCGGGCCAGTCGTGGCCTATTACACTGGGAAACTGAATCCCATTGTGGTTGAAAAATCTGATTCTTCTATGAGGAGCATGGATCCTCCGCCTAGGAAGAAAGGAGTACTTGTGGCGTCATCTGGTGCCCTCTTTAGGCTTTTTG GAGTGCATGCGGCCTCGCCGACTCGCAGAGCCCTGTTCGACGAGCCGCCGCGAGTGTCCGAAGAGACGTTCACGCGACGCACGCTGTCCACTCGGGTGTCGTACCCAGTGTTCGATCTAGAATTCGCGTTTAGTTTCCGAGACGACGGCTGGCGATGGG ATCATATCGCGATATACGAGGGGGGTGAGGAAGTCGGCCGCACAGACATGAACATCAGTGTACCCTGGAATTATTCGTACTACTGCCCAGAGCCGATCAGCATCTACAACACAAGAGATGGAAGCTCGTTGACTATTAGCCAGTACCAA ATACAACCGcgtgaaatatttagtttaagaAAACGTGGTAGCGGCCGTGAAGGCGACGATGAAGATGCCACCGAAGCTGACGACAGCGCCACCCCCGAAGTGGTAGCTACCACCGTGTCTGAGGGTGACGGTAGTGGGGAGGGCGTAGGCAGCGGCGAGGGTAGCGGTGAGGGCAGCGGTGCTGGCGGCACTGGTGGCTCCAAAGCTTCGAATGTAACCTTCAACAAAATGGTGCACTGTGGCCCATATTTCACGACTACCATACTAAGCTCGCTCATGATAGTGTTCTTCTGTTTAAGCATTGCGTTGTATGGCGTTGTTACGTTGTTTAATTGTGCCTCTAATGATCGGTATGAAGATCCGAACAGTAAACCGTTGACTCATGATCTCTTACATTGA
- the LOC118278618 gene encoding V-type proton ATPase subunit S1, whose product MAFCRVVFPLLVLSVISCYASKVPVFMWGNSIKSSVKANPLTTYSSEEFAAAVEQVVLPGTLTLVFIEPRLSVEDFSQKNSNGETSFPYLHDNIYEAVYMPNVKNALKALNRTAGESATNIYITDESSDILGLNKLNAGNFVFIHLNDAREGESREEMLRRHDEFMHSTMGDMPEELNTIGIYTANYPSWTIPASKSRPRRAVEENAKTRMYTLDGLRMITKTVKVVSGNDSRTLGDVTDQHSELNTTYVNATFVFDNTTLLLNFNAKGGYWFFDTVVLTIGDFVDVLYPDEEVFALVDFSYRCAQHISFSSRNETKTYTVDFEDLKVQPFFETNTTQEFGDSFNCVGFFSAPIWAGLFVVFILLSITFYGIMMMMDIRTMDRFDDPKGKTITINAAE is encoded by the exons ATGGCGTTTTGCCGTGTGGTGTTCCCGTTATTAGTTCTAAGTGTAATTAGCTGTTATGCATCCAAAGTCCCAGTGTTCATGTGGGGCAATTCTATCAAGAGTTCTGTAAAAGCGAATCCTCTCACCACTTACAGCAGCGAGGAATTTGCTGCTGCAGTCGAGCAGGTAGTATTACCGGGCACACTGACCCTTGTTTTCATCGAACCAAGACTGTCCGTTGAAGATTTTTCACAGAAAAACAGCAATGGTGAAACATCCTTCCCCTACTTACATGATAACATTTACGAGGCAGTGTACATGCCCAACGTGAAGAATGCGCTGAAGGCCTTGAACCGTACTGCTGGAGAGTCAGCCACGAACATTTACATCACCGATGAGTCGTCTGACATCCTCGGCCTGAACAAATTGAATGCTGGTAACTTTGTTTTCATCCACCTCAATGACGCGCGCGAAGGTGAGTCCCGGGAGGAAATGCTGCGCCGCCATGATGAATTCATGCACTCTACCATGGGAGACATGCCCGAAGAGCTGAACACTATTGGTATCTACACCGCTAACTACCCATCCTGGACTATCCCAGCTTCAAAGTCCCGTCCCCGCCGTGCTGTGGAAGAAAACGCTAAAACCCGTATGTACACCCTGGACGGTCTCCGCATGATCACCAAGACTGTGAAAGTTGTCAGCGGTAATGACTCAAGGACCTTGGGAGATGTAACTGACCAACATTCGGAGCTGAACACCACTTATGTGAACGCTACCTTCGTGTTCGACAATACCACTCTGCTTCTAAACTTCAATGCTAAAGGAGGATACTGGTTCTTCG ATACGGTGGTCCTGACAATTGGTGATTTCGTTGACGTGCTCTACCCTGATGAGGAGGTGTTCGCTCTGGTGGACTTCTCTTACCGCTGCGCCCAGCACATTAGCTTCTCCAGCCGAAACGAAACTAAGACTTACACTGTCGATTTTGAGGATCTGAAG GTCCAACCCTTCTTCGAGACCAACACGACACAAGAATTCGGTGATTCCTTCAACTGCGTCGGGTTCTTCTCAGCACCAATCTGGGCTGGTCTCTTCGTGGTCTTCATACTCCTGAGCATCACATTCTACGGaatcatgatgatgatggatATCAGGACCATGGACCGCTTCGATGATCCCAAAGGCAAGACCATCACCATCAATGCTGCTGAGTAA